A genomic window from Winogradskyella sp. J14-2 includes:
- a CDS encoding phosphoribosylanthranilate isomerase, whose translation MKIKICGMKYNTAEVAKLQPNYLGFIFYKKSSRNFEGDIPELPKTIKKVGVFVDEAIEVIMQKIEKYDLDAIQLHGNESPDYCKVLKRHYEKRSDEVISSKETNCHALTKSIRTRNDKLIEIIKVFSIKDKFDFSQLQPYEDYVDYFLFDTKGKLPGGNGYTFNWDVLKDYPSTKPYFLSGGIGLEEMDNVLSFMQREESKYCHAIDINSKFEIKPGLKAIEKLEEFITNLSFRT comes from the coding sequence TCTGCGGAATGAAATATAACACAGCCGAAGTTGCAAAATTGCAACCAAACTATCTTGGCTTTATATTTTACAAAAAATCATCTCGTAATTTTGAAGGTGACATTCCAGAGTTACCAAAAACCATCAAAAAAGTTGGTGTTTTTGTTGATGAGGCAATTGAAGTCATTATGCAAAAAATTGAAAAATACGACCTTGATGCAATTCAGCTACATGGTAATGAATCTCCTGATTATTGTAAAGTCCTGAAGCGTCATTACGAGAAGCGGAGCGACGAAGTAATCTCATCAAAAGAGACAAATTGCCACGCCCTGACAAAAAGCATCAGGACTCGCAATGACAAATTAATTGAAATCATCAAAGTCTTCAGCATCAAAGATAAATTCGACTTTAGTCAACTGCAACCTTATGAAGACTATGTAGATTATTTTCTATTCGACACCAAAGGAAAGTTACCAGGCGGAAATGGCTACACCTTTAATTGGGATGTATTAAAAGACTATCCATCAACAAAACCTTACTTTTTAAGTGGTGGTATTGGGTTAGAAGAAATGGACAATGTTTTGTCATTCATGCAGAGAGAGGAATCTAAATATTGCCATGCCATTGATATCAACAGTAAATTTGAAATAAAACCTGGTTTGAAGGCTATTGAAAAACTAGAAGAATTTATAACCAATTTGTCATTCCGCACTTGA
- the trpB gene encoding tryptophan synthase subunit beta produces the protein MKNTYNINDKGYYGEFGGAFIPEMLYPNVEELRQNYLKVMAEPSFQEEFNQLLKDYVGRPSPLYFAKRLSEKYNTKVYLKREDLNHTGAHKVNNTIGQILMAKRLGKNRIIAETGAGQHGVATATVCALMGMECIVYMGEIDIARQAPNVARMKMLGAEVRPALSGSRTLKDATNEAIRDWINNPVDTHYIIGSAIGPHPYPDMVTRFQSVISEEIKWQLKEKEGKENPDYVVACIGGGSNAAGTYYHFLENESVGIIAVEAAGKGIHSGESAATSALGKEGIIHGCKTLLMQTDDGQITEPYSISAGLDYPGVGPLHSHLYKSGRGEFYSATDDEAMQAGLELTKLEGIIPAIETSHALAVFKHKTFKPDDIVVISLSGRGDKDLQNYIDYFKL, from the coding sequence ATGAAAAACACATACAACATCAACGACAAAGGCTACTACGGTGAATTTGGTGGAGCCTTTATTCCAGAAATGCTCTACCCAAATGTAGAAGAACTACGCCAAAACTATCTAAAAGTAATGGCAGAACCGTCTTTTCAAGAAGAGTTTAATCAACTGCTTAAGGATTATGTTGGTCGTCCTTCTCCGCTCTATTTTGCCAAGCGCCTTTCAGAAAAATACAACACTAAAGTATATTTAAAACGTGAAGATTTAAATCATACTGGTGCGCATAAGGTTAATAACACCATTGGGCAAATCCTTATGGCAAAACGTTTAGGTAAAAACAGAATCATTGCCGAAACTGGTGCAGGACAACATGGAGTTGCTACAGCGACAGTTTGTGCACTTATGGGAATGGAATGCATTGTTTACATGGGAGAAATTGATATTGCCAGGCAAGCACCAAACGTTGCTCGTATGAAAATGTTAGGTGCGGAAGTGAGACCAGCATTGTCAGGAAGTAGAACACTAAAAGATGCAACCAACGAAGCGATTAGGGATTGGATTAATAATCCAGTTGACACACATTACATTATTGGCTCAGCTATTGGGCCTCATCCTTATCCTGATATGGTGACGCGATTTCAGTCTGTTATTTCAGAAGAAATAAAATGGCAACTCAAAGAAAAAGAAGGTAAAGAAAATCCTGATTATGTGGTGGCTTGTATTGGTGGTGGTAGTAACGCAGCTGGAACGTATTATCACTTTTTAGAAAATGAAAGCGTTGGTATTATTGCTGTAGAAGCTGCAGGTAAAGGTATTCATTCTGGTGAAAGCGCTGCGACTTCAGCATTAGGCAAAGAAGGTATAATTCATGGTTGTAAAACCTTATTAATGCAAACTGACGATGGTCAAATCACAGAACCTTACTCAATTTCGGCAGGTCTAGATTATCCTGGTGTTGGTCCATTACATTCGCATTTGTACAAGTCTGGTCGTGGTGAATTTTACTCTGCCACAGATGATGAAGCTATGCAAGCTGGTTTAGAATTAACCAAATTGGAAGGTATTATTCCTGCAATAGAAACAAGCCACGCTTTAGCTGTTTTTAAGCACAAAACCTTTAAACCAGATGATATTGTTGTCATTAGTTTATCTGGTCGTGGCGACAAAGATTTACAGAATTATATTGATTATTTTAAACTTTAG